A portion of the Marinobacter alexandrii genome contains these proteins:
- a CDS encoding T9SS type A sorting domain-containing protein, whose translation MKNLIILLVLFSCGLPLFSQDYYWVGGSGNWSDFANHWATTSNGSTFHTQPPTASDNVIFDANSFDSFGQVVTLDAAANCLSMDWTGVPNFPVIDGNGNAMDIYASLTLAADMTADFDDLEFEATSTGHTITTNGTSLGTDANLMFVGVGGGWTLQDNLETENLNMTAGSLDTNGNNLTIEIGFNTSGSNSKTIVLGSSEIAADRFWIGGTNITMNAGTSKIITTSFYSDRDGDGPFTYYDVEFYSQNGRLRYNSTFNEITIPDEIELELRSGDIFTVGNLVSQGDKFSPSVINTTTSGSEATFEALSGSIILSYVELSDIHATGAATFTANNSTGNGNTTGWTINAPVSQNYYWVGNAGDWTDFASHWATSSGGTTFHTDYPARYDNVFFDINSFTVPDETVTLDIDVDCNDMDWTGVTNSPRLYGAFGLRLNIYGSATFTDEVDKDVYTMEMEGSGTHTLTYGETGRFRVLRLNGSGTVNFQDSVSISLDLQLWDGVLNLNNNPLDVGRGLQLIDGIFNAGASNIYCDNFDLSNSSSSPVFNEGTSTVQITDEIDIQSTSNRSFDFYNVVLDGTIVVEGSHTIENLTIKEGSSISFEESTTTTVTSDLVLPGTKANPISLASTLAGTQVSLSKATGTVNATYLILQDINVSGGATFNATETIDNGNNTGWNITGLTGDDYYWVGDGGNWSDFANHWTTTSGGSTFHVAVPGVLDNVIFDANSFSQDSEVVVIDGTSANFNDFDASLADQFFTISGSTKEMNIYGSLDLSVNSNLDIGNFNFLTTGSTTIDFSDGPGSNWIANFLSGGTWTLESDVVLRDINFESGTINTNGYYVDISQFFFLGSESKTLNLGTSTLESNSIRSDGSTNTTINGGSSEIIISGSLIVGSDVSETITLNNLTVSQRVDFYTDLTLSTLTFQAGSDVSTVGDRVLTVDEFIAVGTELDPIIIEPQTVSSSLTISQSTGVVNGYFLEMEEVTATGGATFNAFNSIDNGNVIGWIFNRLSQTITFDPIADKSVEDDAFTLEATASSGLDVSFEIISGPAIVSENLLTITGAGTVEVQAKQSGDVDYNPAPSVFREFTVAKGTQSIFFESLPEKTFGEPDFSLVASSTADLVVDFASSDLTIATIENGEVIIVGAGSTVITASQPGNDDYEAAMDVEQTLVVDKASQQIIFEALTTRTFGDAPFTLSATGGNSGNAIVYISSDLDVVTIDGNEVTIVGAGSVTITASQIGNDNYHDAVSMDQLLTIAKANQTISFPELNDFEIGIDTNPIALAATASSGLLVSYETTGPATLIGSNLTPTGVGTVTVTALQSGDVNFEAATKMEQSFEVIESVLGLDSNSFHIYPNPVSNYLKIEGLASADIIIYTLKGELAKEKTRSNKINLSDLNPGVYLLNLVSDTKKLYATKIVIAR comes from the coding sequence CAGATGCTAATCTGATGTTTGTTGGAGTAGGTGGGGGATGGACTCTTCAAGATAATTTGGAGACCGAAAACCTTAATATGACGGCTGGTTCCCTTGATACGAATGGTAATAATCTGACCATTGAAATTGGTTTCAATACTTCAGGATCAAATAGCAAAACGATTGTTTTAGGATCATCAGAAATCGCTGCAGATAGATTTTGGATAGGAGGCACGAACATCACAATGAATGCTGGAACATCTAAGATTATCACGACTTCTTTTTATTCAGACAGAGATGGAGATGGTCCATTTACCTATTATGATGTCGAATTTTATAGTCAAAATGGTCGGTTAAGATATAATTCTACTTTTAATGAAATAACCATTCCTGATGAAATTGAACTTGAACTAAGGTCCGGAGATATTTTTACCGTGGGGAACTTGGTGTCACAGGGAGATAAATTTAGTCCGTCAGTCATTAATACTACAACTAGTGGGAGTGAAGCTACTTTTGAAGCATTATCAGGATCAATTATTCTTTCCTATGTAGAGTTGAGCGATATTCATGCCACCGGAGCAGCCACATTCACGGCCAACAATTCAACCGGAAATGGAAATACAACGGGATGGACCATCAATGCGCCAGTATCGCAGAATTACTATTGGGTAGGAAATGCAGGCGACTGGACCGATTTTGCGAGTCACTGGGCTACTAGTTCTGGCGGAACCACTTTCCATACGGACTATCCTGCCAGATATGATAATGTCTTTTTTGATATCAATTCATTTACGGTACCAGACGAAACAGTCACTCTGGACATTGATGTAGATTGTAATGATATGGACTGGACTGGAGTTACCAATTCACCGAGATTGTATGGTGCTTTCGGACTGAGACTTAATATTTATGGTTCAGCCACTTTCACAGATGAGGTGGATAAAGATGTCTACACCATGGAGATGGAAGGAAGTGGTACGCATACGCTGACCTATGGAGAAACTGGTCGATTTAGAGTCCTCAGACTCAATGGAAGTGGCACGGTGAATTTTCAGGACTCTGTTTCAATCAGTCTTGATTTACAGTTATGGGACGGAGTTTTGAATTTAAATAACAATCCTTTGGATGTAGGTCGTGGGTTACAGCTCATAGATGGGATATTTAATGCAGGAGCAAGTAATATTTACTGTGACAATTTTGATTTATCAAATTCATCAAGCTCACCGGTATTTAATGAAGGAACGTCTACCGTTCAGATTACAGATGAAATTGATATACAAAGTACCTCCAATCGAAGTTTTGACTTTTACAATGTTGTATTGGATGGTACGATAGTCGTGGAAGGGTCTCATACCATTGAAAATCTTACGATCAAAGAAGGATCTAGCATTTCATTTGAAGAAAGCACCACTACTACTGTTACTAGTGATTTAGTATTGCCTGGAACAAAAGCAAATCCTATTTCACTTGCTTCAACTTTAGCTGGAACACAAGTGTCACTTTCAAAAGCAACTGGTACTGTAAATGCAACATATTTGATCTTGCAGGATATCAACGTCTCAGGTGGAGCTACATTTAATGCGACTGAAACCATAGATAATGGGAATAATACCGGGTGGAATATTACAGGACTGACTGGTGATGATTATTACTGGGTCGGAGATGGTGGTAACTGGTCTGATTTTGCCAATCACTGGACAACTACCTCAGGTGGGTCTACCTTTCATGTGGCTGTTCCAGGAGTCTTAGATAATGTGATTTTTGATGCTAATTCATTTAGTCAGGATAGTGAGGTCGTAGTAATTGATGGGACAAGTGCCAATTTCAATGACTTTGATGCTTCGTTGGCTGATCAGTTTTTTACTATTTCAGGTAGCACAAAAGAGATGAATATCTATGGTTCGTTAGATTTATCCGTTAATTCAAACCTTGATATTGGAAATTTTAACTTTTTAACTACAGGTAGTACGACGATCGATTTTAGTGACGGGCCCGGATCGAACTGGATTGCAAATTTTCTATCGGGAGGAACATGGACCTTGGAAAGCGATGTGGTGCTGAGGGATATTAATTTTGAAAGTGGGACAATTAATACGAATGGATATTATGTTGACATATCCCAATTCTTTTTCTTAGGTTCTGAAAGTAAAACACTCAACCTTGGTACGTCAACCTTGGAGTCAAATTCCATTAGATCCGATGGTTCAACCAATACCACGATTAATGGAGGAAGTTCTGAAATTATTATTTCAGGATCTCTCATTGTTGGTAGCGACGTAAGTGAAACCATTACGCTGAATAATCTCACAGTTTCTCAACGAGTAGATTTTTATACGGATTTGACTCTTTCGACCTTGACCTTTCAAGCAGGATCAGATGTGTCTACGGTGGGTGATCGAGTTCTAACTGTAGATGAATTTATTGCAGTTGGAACTGAATTAGACCCTATCATCATTGAGCCACAAACCGTTTCTTCCTCATTGACAATCTCTCAAAGTACAGGTGTTGTAAACGGTTATTTTCTGGAGATGGAAGAGGTAACAGCAACAGGAGGAGCCACTTTTAATGCCTTTAATTCTATTGATAATGGGAATGTAATCGGTTGGATTTTTAATCGACTATCTCAGACGATCACGTTTGATCCAATTGCAGATAAATCAGTAGAAGATGATGCCTTTACCCTTGAGGCAACCGCATCATCGGGGCTAGATGTGAGTTTTGAAATCATATCAGGACCAGCTATCGTAAGTGAAAATTTGCTGACGATCACAGGAGCAGGAACAGTGGAAGTTCAAGCAAAACAATCCGGCGATGTGGACTATAATCCGGCACCATCTGTCTTCAGAGAGTTCACTGTTGCGAAAGGAACTCAGTCTATTTTCTTTGAATCCTTACCTGAAAAAACTTTTGGTGAACCAGACTTTAGTCTAGTAGCATCTTCCACGGCTGACTTAGTAGTTGATTTTGCTAGTTCAGATTTGACTATTGCTACTATAGAAAATGGAGAAGTAATTATTGTGGGAGCCGGTTCGACTGTTATTACTGCAAGTCAGCCAGGAAACGATGACTATGAAGCTGCGATGGATGTAGAGCAGACATTGGTAGTAGATAAGGCGAGCCAGCAAATCATTTTCGAAGCATTGACAACTAGGACATTTGGAGATGCTCCTTTCACGTTATCCGCAACTGGTGGTAACTCTGGAAATGCTATTGTATATATATCATCGGACCTTGATGTAGTCACAATTGATGGAAATGAGGTTACTATTGTCGGAGCAGGATCTGTCACAATAACTGCTAGTCAAATTGGAAATGACAACTATCATGATGCAGTTTCTATGGATCAGTTATTGACCATTGCAAAAGCTAATCAAACCATTTCGTTTCCTGAACTTAATGACTTTGAGATTGGAATTGATACGAATCCTATTGCTCTAGCAGCTACTGCTTCTAGTGGATTACTCGTTTCTTATGAAACAACAGGACCAGCTACTTTAATTGGTTCCAATTTGACTCCAACAGGTGTAGGAACAGTTACCGTTACAGCATTGCAATCCGGGGATGTAAATTTTGAAGCGGCAACTAAGATGGAGCAATCATTTGAGGTAATTGAAAGTGTACTTGGCTTGGATTCAAACTCTTTTCATATCTACCCAAATCCTGTAAGTAATTACCTGAAAATCGAAGGGTTGGCATCTGCAGATATTATTATTTATACACTTAAAGGAGAATTGGCTAAAGAGAAGACGCGATCTAATAAAATAAATCTATCAGATCTTAATCCTGGCGTTTATCTTCTCAATTTGGTTAGTGATACAAAAAAATTATACGCAACAAAGATCGTTATCGCGAGATAA